CGCGCAGGTTGGCTGGTCGACTCTTCCTGCCGCCGGGATGTGCGGCAGTCGCTCGGCCACCTGTTGGATGCGGCGGTTCGAACTGTGCTTACAGCTGGACCATCTGATTGGAGTTTCATGTTTGGAGGATCGCAAACGGGATGATATCCGGCGAGGCCAGGGTTCACGTTAGCTGTGAGCGACCCGAAAATCGCCCACAGCCTTACACGCGCGTTCTGAACAAATCAGGCTACGCCGTGGTGTGTCTCAGAACCGGTGACGAATGCCGACCCGTACGCCCGACTGCACGTCGGAACTCGAAGGGTCGCCTAATGCCGCCTGTACCTGTGCGCCAAAAGCATGATCATGAGCGAGTGCCGCGACCGCATAAACGTCGGTACGCTTGGAAAGGCTGTAGTCCGCGGTCAGTGTCAACTGGTTTGCGCTAGCCAGATTGTTGTTTCGTTTCTGGAATTGCAAACCACCTCCAAACTGGAACGCGGGCGTCAGTCGGTAGGTCACACCCGTTTCCGCTGTCGTTGCACGTGGTCGATTTCCACCGCTCAGCCTGACATCCGTGACCAGGCCGAATAGCCGTGCTTGCCCGATGACGTAGGCGGCGCCGCCGGCGAACTCTTGCGAGTTGCCGCCGCCCGCGACATTGTGTTGCCCGTAATAGGCCAGTGACGCCATGAAGGGTCCATTCGCATAGTTGACGATGAAGCTGGATGTGCTGTTCGTGGCGACGGAGCCAGGCGTATTGCCAAAGCCGAACATGGCACCCGCTGAAAAGCCAGCAAA
This genomic stretch from Paraburkholderia dioscoreae harbors:
- a CDS encoding porin; its protein translation is MKKTATIFFFSSVSGLAFAQSSVTLYGLVDAGVTYTNNVQSGSSHGANVQFVSGSAQGDRWGMKGTEDIGGQQHVDFVLENGFQLSNGALGQGGLEFGRQAYVGLSGPWGALTLGRQYDFIGDQMPAYAVASNTPAGLLAWSLPAYAAGGYALDNRVWGDQTNNAVKYMTPTFAGFSAGAMFGFGNTPGSVATNSTSSFIVNYANGPFMASLAYYGQHNVAGGGNSQEFAGGAAYVIGQARLFGLVTDVRLSGGNRPRATTAETGVTYRLTPAFQFGGGLQFQKRNNNLASANQLTLTADYSLSKRTDVYAVAALAHDHAFGAQVQAALGDPSSSDVQSGVRVGIRHRF